The Bartonella sp. HY328 genome contains the following window.
TAAAATTTACTCATAGCTAACCAATATTTATATATTTTACAACTAGGGAGATTTAAATAAAAAACACTAATTAAAAAAATATTATGAAATCAAAAGGATCGCCGATTAAATTGTTTTTTTAATTCAACCTTTTGGTGCGATTAAAACTCTATCGATTTCTTTATGACACTCCTTTTTAGGTTCATTATTGAATTTTATAAAATTAAAATATTAAATCCTCAAAAAAACAAAATGCTTCAATATCTAAAAAGATAAATTTAGTTACCTCATAAAGGAAGAGCCAGTAATTTTTCTGTGAGTGTTTTAAAATCATATAGTTATGCTTTAAGGCTATATTCGCAATATAAGTTTTAGATCATTTATTGATAGCTTCTCTACTCAACCATATTTTTTATCAATAGCATGTGTAGCGAAATCTGCTATCCACCGCGTTTCATTTAACCAAATTATATGATTCACTATGTTTCTCACATTATTTTGAAATTGCTCTGAGCTTTGAAAAATGCTTAAAATGCAGTTGTACATTTGGCGTTTGATGGATTGAATTTATTTTTCGCATAAGTATAAAAAGGCAGATTAAAGGTTTTAAGCTAGGTGACATCCGCGACTTAGAGCACTTTAAAATAGCTGTTAAATGATAGACCTTTGCGTAAGGAGACCAAAATGGATCTTGGTTTAAAAAATAAAAAAGCGATTATCTGTGCCTCTAGCAAAGGGCTTGGCAAAGCTTGCGCATTTGCATTGGCGCGTGCTGGCTGCGAAATTACTATCAACGGAAGAGATAAGGAAATCTTGCAAAAGGCTGCCGATGAAATTCAAATGGCTACCGGGGTTAAAGTGTCGATTGTTAATGCAGATATATCGACTAAGGATGGCCAGAAAGCGCTTTTATCTACCTGCCCTGATCCAGATATCCTCGTAAACAATAATGGCGGACCTGCTTTTAAGAACTTTAGGCAACTTGATAAACAAACAATTATGGCCGGGCTTGAACAGAATATGATTACTCCAATAGAGCTTATTCAAGCCGTCATTGATGGTATGGTTAGCCGTAAATTTGGTAGAATCGTAAATATCACGTCTACGTCTGTTTATCGCCCTATTCCTGGGTTAGATCTATCATCGGGTGCTCGTGCTGGCTTAACTGCTTTTTTAGCAGGGGTTGCACAAGTTGTGGTATCCAGCAATGTTACCATTAACAACCTTTTGCCAGGGGCGTTTGCCACTGACCGACTAAAGGGCTCACTCGAAAATGAGCAAAGGACAAGTGGACTCCCATTAGATGATATTTATAAGCATCGCATGGCGCATATCCCTGCAAAACGCTTTGGTAATCCAGAAGAATTTGGTGATGCTTGTGCCTTTTTGTGCTCTTCCAAGTCTGGTTACATAACAGGGCAAAATTTAATTATCGACGGTGGCTCTTATGCAAGTGCTTTTTAAATTATTTTCATAAATGCACGACAAATTTAAGTATTGAGTATCAAATAGATATCTTTTGCAATGAATTAAATGTAAATGCTTAACGATTATACAGCCCAAAAACGCGCTAAACAGCAATAAAGGCAAGATGATGACAACGAAAAGCGGTAAAAAGAAACTTTCGGAGCTTGAAGAAGCAGCATTATTTTTTCATCAATATCCAAAGCCGGGAAAATTAGAAATCCATGCAACTAAACCCTTAGGGAACCAACGTGATTTGGCGTTGGCATACTCACCAGGTGTTGCCGCTCCTTGTCTCGCTATTCATGATAACCCCAATCTTGCTGCTCAATATACGTCAAGAGCTAATCTTGTTGCGGTTATTTCTAATGGTACGGCCGTTTTGGGCCTTGGCAATATTGGTCCTTTAGCGTCTAAACCGGTTATGGAAGGTAAGGCTGTCCTTTTCAAAAAATTTGCAAATATTGACGTTTTTGATATTGAGATTGAGGCTCCAACAATTGAGTCAATGGTAAAGACCATTTCGTCTTTAGAGCCTACTTTTGGCGGTATCAACCTTGAAGATATTAAAGCACCTGAATGTTTCGAGGTTGAAGACCAATTACGTAAAATCATGAAAATACCGGTTTTTCATGATGATCAGCATGGTACGGCCATTATTGTTGCGGCTGCTGTCATCAATGCGCTTTCTCTTGCCAATAAGCGTATTGAACATGCAAAAATAGTGACTTCTGGCGCTGGTGCAGCTGCCCTTGCCTGCCTCAATCTTCTTGTTTCACTTGGTGCTCGGCGCGAAAACATCTGGGTCAGCGATATTGAAGGTGTTGTGTATGAGGGGCGCAACAGCCTCATGGATAGATGGAAAGAAGTTTACGCGCAGCCAACAGATGCTCGCACTCTAAGTGAAGTTATTAAAGATGCCGATATTTTTCTTGGTCTTTCAGCTGGCGGGGTGTTGAAGCCAGAATTATTAAAATCAATGGCTGAAAAGCCTCTCGTTATGGCTCTTGCCAACCCAACACCAGAAATTATGCCTGAAGAGGCGCGCAAAGTTCGTCCTGATGCGATGATTTGTACTGGACGTTCTGACTATCCTAATCAGGTCAATAATGTTCTGTGCTTTCCGCATATTTTCCGTGGCGCATTAGATGTTGGTGCAACTGCTATCAATGAAGAAATGAAACGCGCGGCAGTATTCGCCATTGCAGCACTCGCGCAAGAGGAAACCTCCGATACAGCTGCAAAAGCCTATAGTGGCGAAGTACCCAAATTTGGTCCAGATTACCTAATTCCCTCGCCTTTTGATAATCGCCTCATTTTGCGCATTGCTCCAGCCGTTGCCAAAGCTGCAATGGAGACAGGTGTTGCCTTACGTCCCATTACCGATATGGAGCACTACCTTGAAGAGTTAAATCGCTTCGTTTTCCGTTCGGGCCTTATTATGAAGCCCGTTTTTGCCACGGCAAAAAGCTCCAAGGTAAAACGGGTGATTTACGCAGATGGTGAAGATGAGCGTGTATTGCGGGCTGCTCAAGTTGTATTAGAAGAAAAGACAGCTATTCCGATACTTATTGGAAGGCCTAATGTTATCGATGTAAGGCTAAGACGCTTTGGTTTAAAAATTAGACCTAATGAAGATTTTGAGCTGATAAATCCCGATGACGATCCACGCTATCGTGATTATGTGGATCTCTTTTTAAGCTATACAGGTAGACGCGGCGTCACTCCAGAAGTTGCCCGTACAATTGTTCGTACATCAACAACAGCAATTGCGGCTTTAGCTGTTATGCGCGACGAAGCGGATGCTATGATTTGTGGTCTGGGCGGCCGTTTTGAGCGCAATTTGCAATTGGTTGAACAAATAATCGGCCTTGAGCCGGGCGTATCTGGCTTCTCGGCATTAAGTTTGCTTATCTCACAGCGCACGCCAATATTTTTTACCGACACCTATGTTAATCAAGATCCAACAGCAGAAGAATTGGTTGAAATTGCTTGGCTTGCCGCGCAAGAGCTACAGGGCTTTGGTATTGAACCCAAAATTGCTTTTGTTTCTCACTCTAATTTCGGTTCGAAAAGCAGCAAAAGCGCCGAAAAAATGCGTGAAACCGCTAATTTATTTGCTCAACGTTTTCCAGAAATTGAAGCAGATGGTGAAATGCATGGTGATTCAGCTTTATCACAAGCCTTACGTGATCGCGTTTTACCAGGTTCACGCTTAAAGGGTGAAGCAAATCTTCTGGTATTTCCTAATCTTGATTCAGCCAATATTACCATGAATGTTGTCAAGCAAACTCTTGATGCATTGCATGTTGGCCCTATTCTAATGGGACCTTCACGACCAGCGCATATTTTAACACCTTCGGTTACATCACGCGGCGTTGTTAATATGACTGCCCTAGCTGTAGTTGAAGCAAACCGAAGAAATGCACTCTTAACCGCAAAGGATAAAGAGGTTGACACGGGAGATTATTTCCGTCGCCATCGCCGTATCATCCCAACCTAACGAATTATGTTGGCTAATGAAGTTTTGCCCCCTTGCAAATCATTACTAAAACACATGAGTTGGAATTTTTTTGCAAAAAAAATGATAAAATATTATCTTTGAAACAGTTAAAAGGGTGAAAAATATGTTTTTCACCCTTTTACTTCACTTGCAAAGCGATTAGATAGCTATAAATCAACATTTGGATTATAGCCTAATTTCGTATATAACGAATAGCAGGATGAATAAGTGGTCTTTAAGAAGAGGTCTATGGATTTAAATTAGAGACTATTGTACACTCTCACATAAGCCGATAAGCTTAAATGAGAATAATAGAGCGTTAACAAATTTATATGTGATGTGTTTTTCAATTCATGAAAAACTTATTATATATTGCTAAAACAAGGAATTGCACATTGTCCTCAACATTTGACAAAGTCGCCGATATTATTGCTGAAACCAGCGAAATTGATCGTGATACAATTACACCTGAAAGCCACACGATTGATGACCTAGGGATCGACAGTCTTGATTTCCTTGATATCGTTTTTGCTATTGATAAGGAATTTGGCATTAAAATTCCACTTGAGCAATGGACCCAAGAAGTTAATGACGGCAAAGCTGAAACTGAGGAATATTTTGTTCTTAAAAATCTTTGCGCAAAGATTGATGAACTTGTTGCGGCAAAAGCTGCCAGCTAATAATTTGTAAAATTATAAACCTATCTCCCGATATAATCGCGCTATGAATGCTTCACTTGGCATTGGGGGATAGGTGAAAGATTAAGTGAAACGTACACTTAACTAGCAAAAAATTAACATTTCTGCTGACGATTTAAAAAAATTGTCCTTTGGCAGTATATTTATGGGCATTGAATATGATGCAAGAAAAATCCGTTTTCA
Protein-coding sequences here:
- a CDS encoding SDR family oxidoreductase, coding for MDLGLKNKKAIICASSKGLGKACAFALARAGCEITINGRDKEILQKAADEIQMATGVKVSIVNADISTKDGQKALLSTCPDPDILVNNNGGPAFKNFRQLDKQTIMAGLEQNMITPIELIQAVIDGMVSRKFGRIVNITSTSVYRPIPGLDLSSGARAGLTAFLAGVAQVVVSSNVTINNLLPGAFATDRLKGSLENEQRTSGLPLDDIYKHRMAHIPAKRFGNPEEFGDACAFLCSSKSGYITGQNLIIDGGSYASAF
- a CDS encoding NADP-dependent malic enzyme; this encodes MTTKSGKKKLSELEEAALFFHQYPKPGKLEIHATKPLGNQRDLALAYSPGVAAPCLAIHDNPNLAAQYTSRANLVAVISNGTAVLGLGNIGPLASKPVMEGKAVLFKKFANIDVFDIEIEAPTIESMVKTISSLEPTFGGINLEDIKAPECFEVEDQLRKIMKIPVFHDDQHGTAIIVAAAVINALSLANKRIEHAKIVTSGAGAAALACLNLLVSLGARRENIWVSDIEGVVYEGRNSLMDRWKEVYAQPTDARTLSEVIKDADIFLGLSAGGVLKPELLKSMAEKPLVMALANPTPEIMPEEARKVRPDAMICTGRSDYPNQVNNVLCFPHIFRGALDVGATAINEEMKRAAVFAIAALAQEETSDTAAKAYSGEVPKFGPDYLIPSPFDNRLILRIAPAVAKAAMETGVALRPITDMEHYLEELNRFVFRSGLIMKPVFATAKSSKVKRVIYADGEDERVLRAAQVVLEEKTAIPILIGRPNVIDVRLRRFGLKIRPNEDFELINPDDDPRYRDYVDLFLSYTGRRGVTPEVARTIVRTSTTAIAALAVMRDEADAMICGLGGRFERNLQLVEQIIGLEPGVSGFSALSLLISQRTPIFFTDTYVNQDPTAEELVEIAWLAAQELQGFGIEPKIAFVSHSNFGSKSSKSAEKMRETANLFAQRFPEIEADGEMHGDSALSQALRDRVLPGSRLKGEANLLVFPNLDSANITMNVVKQTLDALHVGPILMGPSRPAHILTPSVTSRGVVNMTALAVVEANRRNALLTAKDKEVDTGDYFRRHRRIIPT
- a CDS encoding acyl carrier protein codes for the protein MSSTFDKVADIIAETSEIDRDTITPESHTIDDLGIDSLDFLDIVFAIDKEFGIKIPLEQWTQEVNDGKAETEEYFVLKNLCAKIDELVAAKAAS